Proteins from a single region of Methanoculleus horonobensis:
- a CDS encoding 30S ribosomal protein S15 → MARMYARRRGTSGSVRPYRKEAPEWSNTDTTEIEKIVVDLRKDGMSTSQIGLALRDRYAVPDVKLATGKRINEILRENGLESEIPEDLRNLMQKALGIRKHLAENNKDVHNKRQLQIAESKVRRLVKYYVKSGRMPEGWTYKPETAEILLTR, encoded by the coding sequence ATGGCAAGAATGTACGCTCGGCGTCGCGGAACCAGTGGTTCCGTCCGGCCCTACCGGAAGGAGGCTCCCGAGTGGTCCAACACGGACACAACAGAGATCGAGAAGATCGTCGTTGATCTTCGTAAAGACGGCATGTCGACCAGCCAGATCGGCCTTGCGCTGCGGGATCGGTACGCCGTACCCGACGTCAAGCTCGCCACCGGCAAGCGCATAAACGAAATCCTCCGCGAGAACGGGCTTGAATCCGAGATCCCCGAAGATCTTCGGAACCTGATGCAGAAAGCACTCGGGATCAGGAAACACCTTGCGGAGAACAACAAAGACGTCCACAACAAGCGTCAGCTGCAGATCGCCGAGTCCAAGGTGCGCAGACTGGTCAAGTACTACGTCAAGTCCGGACGGATGCCGGAAGGCTGGACATACAAACCGGAGACCGCGGAGATCCTGCTCACCCGCTGA
- a CDS encoding sensor histidine kinase gives MGVHPDYTLANAPAKEHLLTYGIIVSTLLAFTITAYCLSAGIFVVCSHLFYVPIILVSYRHPNRGIAFAGLLAAGYLAGIIALSPGSGFEIQNALLRTALFFVVAAVVSQLSARLQARENRYRGIFETSGAGLFLFSPTTGKIEEMNRGCAEMLGYPHDAVPPLDVAAVWPGYAATPGVNRIESLDCTLAGRDGRPCPVLLSANLLPDPDLVCVAVTGTTEQKRAENRLRRSEETYRVILNTSDVGVLLSDPGRQIVETNAAAVRLFGGAGPEDLIGRNPEDLIAEGSREAARIYRERVLSGETPAPAECVFCRLDGSGWPGEVSVTHLPRDGDAPERLVLSIRDVTERHRAAKRMREENRRLSIVNEVVAAATASRRLDTLLGASLEKIVDLLEFDEGAVYLIRRGSDTAVLHAREGADPVLPETIRPADLFCGAPVPAGEVYCIEDCQERYPGSSIRTLAMAPIPGDDGPVGWIAVGRRVRDTVPESERDILLNIGKELGNVVVKGMLHEELEAALSEVNLYVDILTHDINNANTIALGYLQMYLEFAAGEDGAMVGKSLAAVHQSNEIIRNVSTLRRLKAGPVELGPVPLAPVIRGICSYQADARVTCNGADATVLADDLIGEIFTNLIGNAAKFGGPEVEIAISVREEGETVMVTVADTGPGIPDDLKPRIFGRYQRGETKKSGKGLGLYIVWMLLERYGGKVLVGDRVSGRPGEGAAFTLTLPRYRPAAAAGEPNV, from the coding sequence ATGGGTGTTCACCCGGACTACACTCTCGCGAATGCTCCTGCAAAGGAGCATCTCCTCACTTATGGGATCATCGTCTCCACCCTGCTTGCATTCACCATTACTGCATACTGCCTCTCCGCGGGGATATTTGTGGTCTGCTCCCACCTCTTCTACGTCCCGATCATACTCGTGTCCTATCGCCATCCCAACCGGGGCATCGCGTTCGCCGGTCTGCTTGCCGCGGGCTATCTCGCGGGGATCATCGCTCTCTCCCCGGGCAGCGGGTTCGAGATCCAGAATGCCCTGCTCCGAACCGCGCTCTTCTTCGTCGTCGCTGCAGTCGTGTCGCAACTCTCCGCCCGCCTGCAGGCACGGGAGAACCGGTACCGGGGGATATTCGAGACGTCCGGCGCGGGGCTCTTCCTCTTCTCGCCCACGACCGGGAAGATCGAGGAGATGAACCGGGGGTGCGCCGAGATGCTCGGGTATCCCCATGACGCGGTCCCGCCCCTGGATGTTGCTGCGGTCTGGCCCGGGTATGCCGCAACCCCGGGGGTGAACAGGATTGAGAGCCTGGACTGCACCCTCGCCGGGCGGGACGGGAGACCCTGCCCTGTTCTCCTCTCGGCGAACCTGCTCCCCGACCCGGATCTGGTCTGCGTGGCGGTCACCGGGACGACGGAGCAGAAGCGGGCGGAGAACCGGCTCCGGCGCTCGGAGGAGACCTACCGGGTCATCCTCAACACCTCGGATGTGGGGGTTCTCCTCAGCGATCCGGGCAGACAGATCGTGGAGACGAATGCGGCCGCAGTCCGGCTCTTCGGCGGGGCCGGGCCGGAAGACCTGATCGGCCGGAACCCCGAAGACCTGATCGCAGAGGGGTCACGTGAGGCTGCCCGGATCTACCGGGAGCGGGTTCTCTCCGGGGAGACGCCTGCGCCGGCTGAGTGCGTCTTCTGCAGGCTTGACGGCAGTGGGTGGCCCGGGGAGGTCTCGGTCACCCACCTTCCGAGGGACGGCGACGCCCCGGAGCGGCTGGTTCTCTCTATCCGGGACGTCACCGAACGGCATCGAGCGGCAAAGAGGATGCGGGAGGAGAACCGGCGCCTCTCGATCGTCAACGAGGTGGTTGCCGCTGCGACTGCGTCCCGCCGGCTAGACACCCTTCTCGGCGCCTCGCTCGAGAAGATCGTCGACCTGCTCGAGTTTGACGAGGGCGCGGTCTACCTGATACGCCGCGGGAGCGATACGGCGGTTCTCCATGCCCGGGAAGGGGCGGATCCGGTTCTGCCGGAGACGATCCGTCCCGCCGATCTCTTCTGCGGGGCTCCCGTCCCGGCAGGCGAGGTCTACTGCATCGAGGATTGCCAGGAGCGATACCCTGGCTCCAGCATACGGACTCTTGCCATGGCGCCAATTCCCGGCGATGACGGGCCGGTGGGCTGGATCGCGGTCGGACGCAGGGTCCGCGATACCGTCCCGGAGAGCGAGCGCGATATCCTCCTCAATATCGGGAAGGAACTCGGCAACGTGGTCGTGAAGGGGATGCTTCACGAGGAACTGGAAGCGGCGCTCTCGGAGGTCAACCTCTACGTGGATATCCTCACCCACGATATCAACAACGCGAACACCATCGCACTGGGCTACCTGCAGATGTACCTCGAGTTCGCTGCCGGAGAGGACGGGGCGATGGTCGGGAAGTCGCTTGCGGCCGTTCACCAGAGCAACGAGATCATCCGGAACGTATCGACGCTCCGCAGGCTCAAGGCCGGACCCGTGGAACTCGGGCCGGTTCCGCTTGCGCCCGTGATCCGGGGGATCTGCAGTTACCAAGCGGACGCCCGCGTCACCTGCAACGGAGCGGACGCAACGGTTCTTGCCGACGATCTCATCGGTGAGATCTTCACGAACCTTATCGGCAACGCCGCGAAGTTCGGGGGGCCGGAGGTTGAGATCGCCATCAGCGTCCGGGAGGAAGGGGAGACGGTCATGGTGACGGTTGCCGACACCGGCCCCGGGATCCCCGACGACCTTAAGCCGCGTATCTTCGGGCGCTACCAGCGTGGAGAGACCAAGAAGAGCGGGAAGGGCCTCGGCCTTTATATCGTCTGGATGCTCCTCGAACGTTACGGGGGGAAGGTTCTCGTCGGCGACCGGGTTTCGGGCCGTCCCGGGGAGGGGGCGGCCTTCACGCTCACCCTGCCCCGTTACCGCCCGGCTGCGGCTGCAGGTGAGCCGAATGTTTAA
- a CDS encoding V4R domain-containing protein produces MRRSILAALREREHTFEELVILAGRAKSTVSVHLQDLAAAGVIGSRPDPEDSRRKIFFLTGDLVASVLPETRVADDLAAYAGMYRPGSGDPFAFYRLTFRTIRVALMQEGVLLDPLLTRAGEWLGEELYPAVADPDTGGFCANIARFWEEHRLGRIEIAETEPLVLLIYDCFECADLPVTGKPACAFDSGILRALFSCHHGRPAEAVETRCYSMGFDHCRFEIAIESDEERV; encoded by the coding sequence GTGCGGCGTAGTATCCTCGCGGCCCTCCGGGAGCGCGAGCATACGTTCGAGGAACTCGTCATCCTTGCGGGACGGGCCAAGTCGACGGTCTCGGTGCACCTCCAGGACCTCGCGGCGGCGGGCGTGATCGGGTCGCGGCCCGACCCGGAGGACTCCCGGAGAAAGATCTTCTTCCTCACCGGCGATCTCGTCGCAAGCGTCTTACCTGAGACGCGGGTGGCCGATGACCTCGCCGCCTATGCAGGGATGTATCGACCCGGGTCAGGTGACCCCTTCGCATTCTACCGGCTCACGTTTCGGACGATCCGCGTGGCGCTCATGCAGGAGGGAGTCCTCCTCGACCCGCTCCTCACCCGGGCCGGGGAATGGCTGGGCGAAGAACTCTACCCGGCGGTTGCCGACCCGGATACGGGAGGGTTCTGCGCGAATATCGCCCGGTTCTGGGAGGAGCACCGCCTCGGCCGGATCGAGATCGCGGAGACGGAACCGCTCGTCCTCCTCATCTACGACTGCTTCGAATGCGCCGACCTGCCCGTCACCGGGAAACCTGCATGTGCGTTCGACTCAGGCATCCTCCGGGCGCTTTTCTCCTGTCACCACGGCCGGCCGGCAGAAGCGGTCGAGACCCGGTGCTACTCGATGGGATTCGATCACTGCCGGTTCGAGATCGCTATAGAAAGCGACGAAGAGCGGGTGTGA
- a CDS encoding formylmethanofuran dehydrogenase subunit B, protein MTKTVPDVICPFCGTLCDDLEVVVSDDGKEILEVYNACAIGAEKFLHSQAKDRITRPRMRQEDESWKEISYDEAIEYTAQMLAEAKKPLMYGWSSTNCEAQAVGSELGELVGAVMDNTATVCHGTSLIAVQDIGIPSCTLGEVKNRADRILFWGCNPAHAHPRHMSRYSLFPRGFFTGKGHTGRKMIVIDPRPTDTARVADIHLQVEQGRDYELLSALRMAFRGEQLPDVVAGIPKEQINAAAETLKSGRFAIIFFGMGVTQSLGKNHNIDIAIAVTRDLNEYTKAAIMPMRGHYNVTGSGQVWGWQFGFPFAVDLSRGFARYNPGETTSNDLLRRDEVDAVFVLGSDPGAHFPFSSVKKIYNLPSVVIDPHETPTTEVCKVHVPVAFVGVEVGGCAYRMDNVPIETRKVVEPPEGMMTDEEFLKRVLTRVREIKGV, encoded by the coding sequence ATGACGAAGACGGTACCCGACGTAATCTGCCCGTTCTGCGGGACGCTCTGCGACGACCTCGAGGTCGTCGTCAGCGATGATGGAAAGGAGATCCTTGAGGTCTACAACGCGTGCGCCATCGGCGCCGAGAAGTTCCTCCATTCCCAGGCAAAGGACAGAATCACCCGCCCCCGCATGCGGCAGGAAGACGAGTCCTGGAAGGAGATCTCGTACGACGAAGCGATCGAGTATACCGCCCAGATGCTCGCCGAAGCAAAGAAGCCCCTGATGTACGGCTGGAGTTCCACGAACTGCGAAGCCCAGGCCGTCGGCTCGGAGCTCGGCGAGCTGGTCGGAGCGGTCATGGACAACACTGCGACCGTCTGCCACGGAACATCCCTTATCGCGGTTCAGGATATCGGCATTCCGAGCTGCACGCTCGGCGAGGTCAAGAACCGTGCCGACCGGATCCTCTTCTGGGGCTGCAACCCGGCACACGCCCACCCACGGCACATGTCCCGCTACTCGCTCTTCCCCCGCGGATTCTTCACCGGCAAGGGCCACACCGGCCGCAAGATGATCGTCATCGACCCGCGCCCCACCGATACCGCCCGCGTAGCGGACATCCACCTGCAGGTCGAGCAGGGACGCGACTACGAACTCCTCAGCGCGCTCCGCATGGCGTTCAGGGGCGAGCAGCTCCCCGACGTAGTGGCGGGAATCCCGAAAGAGCAGATCAACGCGGCCGCCGAGACGCTCAAGAGCGGTCGGTTCGCGATCATCTTCTTCGGCATGGGCGTGACCCAGTCGCTCGGGAAGAACCACAACATCGACATCGCCATCGCAGTCACCCGCGACTTAAACGAGTACACGAAAGCAGCCATCATGCCGATGCGCGGGCACTACAACGTCACCGGCTCCGGCCAGGTCTGGGGCTGGCAGTTTGGGTTCCCCTTCGCGGTGGATCTCTCCCGCGGATTCGCCCGCTACAACCCCGGCGAGACGACCTCCAACGACCTGCTCCGCAGGGACGAGGTGGACGCCGTCTTCGTCCTCGGCAGCGATCCCGGCGCACACTTCCCGTTCAGTTCGGTCAAGAAGATCTACAACCTCCCGTCAGTCGTTATCGACCCCCACGAGACCCCGACCACCGAGGTCTGCAAGGTTCATGTCCCGGTCGCCTTCGTCGGCGTCGAGGTGGGCGGGTGCGCCTACCGGATGGACAACGTACCGATTGAGACGAGAAAAGTCGTCGAGCCCCCGGAGGGCATGATGACCGATGAAGAGTTCCTGAAACGTGTCCTCACGCGGGTCAGGGAGATCAAGGGAGTATAA
- a CDS encoding formylmethanofuran dehydrogenase subunit A, with amino-acid sequence MAEYLIKNGFVFDPVLGIKGDKADIAIKDGKIVETSAIKDPKVIDATGKTVMAGGVDIHAHVAGPKVNVGRNFRPEDKLFGYKAKSGIERMQGGFSVPTTIRTGYNYARMGYTTVMEAAMPPLYARHTHEEIRDTPIIDQGAYPVFGNNWFVLEYLKNHEIENTAAYIAWLLRATKGYAVKVVNPGGTEAWAWGLNCENVHDPVPYFDITPAQIVKGLIEANEYLGLPHSMHMHANNLGNPGNYTTTLDTFRLSEGIKPNSKFGRDQVMHHTHVQFHSYGGDSWANVDSRTKEIMDYVNSHENITIDMGQVTLDETTTMTADGPFEHHLTELNHLKWANTDVELETGSGVVPYVYSPNIKVCAIQWAIGLELALLAKDSMRVYLTTDHPNAGPFIRYPRIMKWLMSREAREQQFDAFKHRDKVIDATNLAGIDRELDLYEIAQMTRAGPAKSLGLAHMYGGLAPGLEADVAVFDFNPNEPYAPDDIENAFSSVRYLFKTGVQVINDHEIVSNGNKRTLWVNAKVNENPQVMRDVKEKFLRYYTVSLNNYEVSGHYLPNPYVIEVDATG; translated from the coding sequence ATGGCAGAGTATCTTATCAAGAACGGTTTCGTCTTCGATCCGGTTCTCGGGATCAAGGGCGATAAGGCCGACATCGCTATCAAGGACGGCAAGATCGTTGAAACCAGCGCGATCAAGGACCCGAAGGTCATCGATGCGACCGGCAAGACCGTCATGGCCGGCGGTGTCGATATCCATGCCCATGTTGCCGGTCCGAAGGTGAATGTAGGCAGGAACTTCCGCCCCGAAGACAAGCTCTTCGGCTACAAGGCCAAAAGCGGCATCGAGCGGATGCAGGGCGGGTTCTCGGTCCCGACGACGATCCGGACCGGCTACAACTACGCCCGCATGGGCTACACGACCGTGATGGAAGCGGCCATGCCGCCGCTCTACGCCCGGCACACGCACGAAGAGATCCGGGATACCCCGATCATCGACCAGGGCGCCTACCCGGTCTTCGGGAACAACTGGTTCGTCCTCGAGTACCTGAAGAACCACGAGATCGAGAACACCGCCGCTTACATCGCCTGGCTGCTTCGCGCCACGAAGGGCTACGCAGTCAAGGTCGTCAACCCCGGCGGCACCGAGGCCTGGGCCTGGGGCCTGAACTGCGAGAACGTCCACGACCCGGTTCCCTACTTCGACATCACCCCGGCCCAGATCGTCAAAGGCCTCATCGAGGCGAACGAGTACCTCGGCCTCCCGCACTCGATGCACATGCATGCGAACAACCTCGGGAACCCCGGCAACTACACGACGACGCTCGATACATTCCGGCTCTCGGAGGGCATCAAGCCGAACAGCAAGTTCGGCCGCGACCAGGTGATGCACCACACCCACGTCCAGTTCCACTCCTATGGCGGAGATTCCTGGGCGAACGTGGACTCCCGGACAAAAGAGATCATGGACTACGTGAACTCGCACGAGAACATCACCATCGACATGGGTCAGGTGACGCTCGACGAGACCACGACCATGACCGCCGACGGGCCGTTCGAGCACCACCTCACTGAGCTGAACCACCTGAAGTGGGCGAACACCGATGTGGAACTCGAGACCGGCTCGGGTGTCGTGCCCTACGTCTACAGCCCGAACATCAAGGTCTGCGCCATCCAGTGGGCCATCGGCCTCGAACTCGCGCTGCTCGCGAAGGACTCCATGCGGGTTTACCTGACCACCGACCACCCGAACGCCGGGCCGTTCATCCGCTACCCGCGGATCATGAAGTGGCTGATGAGCCGGGAGGCCCGGGAGCAGCAGTTCGATGCCTTCAAGCACAGGGACAAGGTCATCGACGCGACCAACCTCGCCGGCATCGACCGCGAACTCGACCTCTACGAGATCGCGCAGATGACCCGGGCAGGACCCGCGAAGTCGCTCGGTCTTGCGCACATGTACGGCGGGCTTGCCCCCGGCCTCGAAGCGGATGTTGCGGTCTTCGACTTCAACCCGAACGAGCCTTACGCGCCCGACGATATCGAGAATGCCTTTTCGAGCGTGCGGTACCTCTTCAAGACCGGTGTCCAGGTCATCAACGACCACGAGATCGTCAGCAACGGCAACAAGCGGACGCTCTGGGTGAACGCAAAGGTCAACGAGAACCCGCAGGTGATGCGTGACGTCAAGGAGAAGTTCCTCCGCTATTACACCGTCTCCCTGAACAACTACGAGGTTTCCGGGCACTACCTCCCGAACCCGTATGTCATCGAGGTTGATGCTACCGGGTGA
- a CDS encoding FprA family A-type flavoprotein: MMAKELAPGVHWVGAIDWNLREYHGYTLPGTTYNAYLVRGEKTALIDGAYHGFEGEVLGRIGAVCDPGVIDYIVVNHIEMDHSGTLPEFVRRMPNIPIYCTERARAGLARHYDTKGWNIKVVKSGDTLDLGGKTLVFLEAPMLHWPDSMFTYLAEDAILFPNDAFGQHVASAARFDDELGRDAAMVHAQKFFANLIVPLAPKVLKKLAEVGGLGIDIRMIAPSHGVIWRSYAGDILEAYTDWSRGVAKDKVTIVYDTMHGSTTMLAKAIAEGVMAEGADVRVCLLADGRYEGTHRSDIVTDILDSKAVLVGSPTLQDEVLPTVAGFLSYLRGLRPGRLGAKKIGCAFGSHGGMGGAVAQAEAALKAAGIEVIDGGFHVNYRPDGDEIARAYELGRRVAREIRIR; this comes from the coding sequence ATGATGGCTAAAGAACTCGCCCCCGGCGTCCACTGGGTCGGGGCTATCGACTGGAATCTCCGTGAGTACCACGGCTACACCCTCCCGGGAACGACCTACAACGCCTACCTCGTCCGGGGCGAGAAGACGGCGCTCATCGACGGGGCCTACCACGGGTTCGAGGGAGAGGTTCTCGGCCGCATCGGGGCTGTCTGCGACCCGGGCGTGATCGACTACATCGTCGTAAACCACATCGAGATGGATCATTCCGGAACTCTGCCCGAGTTCGTTCGCCGGATGCCCAACATCCCGATCTACTGCACGGAGCGGGCCCGTGCCGGGCTTGCCCGCCATTACGACACGAAAGGATGGAACATCAAGGTCGTCAAGTCCGGCGACACCCTCGACCTCGGGGGGAAGACACTCGTCTTCCTCGAGGCGCCGATGCTCCACTGGCCCGACTCGATGTTCACTTACCTTGCCGAGGACGCCATCCTCTTCCCGAACGACGCCTTCGGGCAGCACGTCGCGAGCGCCGCCCGGTTCGACGACGAGCTCGGGCGCGACGCGGCGATGGTCCACGCGCAGAAGTTCTTCGCGAACCTGATCGTGCCGCTCGCGCCGAAGGTCCTGAAGAAACTCGCCGAGGTCGGGGGGCTCGGGATCGATATCAGGATGATCGCGCCGAGCCACGGCGTCATCTGGCGGTCGTATGCCGGGGATATCCTCGAGGCATACACCGACTGGAGCCGGGGGGTTGCAAAGGATAAGGTCACGATCGTCTACGACACCATGCACGGCTCGACCACGATGCTGGCGAAGGCGATCGCCGAGGGGGTCATGGCCGAGGGCGCCGACGTCCGGGTCTGCCTCCTCGCCGACGGGCGCTACGAAGGAACGCACCGGAGCGACATCGTCACGGATATCCTCGACTCGAAGGCGGTTCTCGTCGGGTCGCCGACGCTCCAGGACGAGGTCCTCCCCACGGTGGCGGGGTTCCTCAGTTACCTCCGCGGGCTTCGACCCGGCCGGTTGGGGGCGAAGAAGATCGGGTGCGCGTTCGGGTCCCACGGCGGTATGGGGGGCGCGGTTGCTCAGGCGGAGGCGGCCCTGAAGGCGGCCGGGATCGAGGTGATCGACGGCGGGTTCCACGTGAACTACCGCCCGGACGGTGACGAGATTGCCCGGGCTTACGAACTCGGGCGGAGGGTGGCGCGGGAGATCCGCATCCGGTAA
- a CDS encoding lysylphosphatidylglycerol synthase transmembrane domain-containing protein, with protein MKRRLWIGLSLLLSSAALIGLLAATFTPATRAYLGEVGVAALLLALALRGGSILCRVVRIGVICRGLGYTVPLSSLAITQSLSLFAGSLTPGQVGGEPVRIHRLSRAGLAVGDAVTVVVAERVLDLAVFASLTFAALFAVRHLWGYLAATVLYPVAAFLVLVFVLLLALVVLVRRPSLANRIIGGAAVRVLDRCGRSRRWLRFCPGSDGAERLTERIARETEIFAASSARFVRADPRALGGAILISILDWVFLFSTASALLVALDLPPSFPESFLFQGILQMIAAVPLIPGAAGIAELGAATLYSRIVPTYLLGLFVVLWRLILYFLNIPLGFLAAALAAREKADMQGTENL; from the coding sequence ATGAAGCGCCGCCTCTGGATCGGGCTCTCGCTCCTCCTCAGCAGCGCGGCTCTCATCGGGCTGCTCGCAGCGACCTTCACCCCGGCAACACGGGCCTACCTCGGGGAGGTCGGCGTCGCCGCCCTCCTCCTCGCCCTCGCGCTCCGGGGCGGTTCGATTCTGTGCCGGGTGGTGCGGATCGGCGTCATCTGCCGCGGCCTCGGCTATACCGTGCCGTTATCGAGCCTCGCGATCACCCAGAGCCTCTCGCTCTTCGCCGGGTCGCTCACCCCCGGCCAGGTCGGCGGCGAACCCGTCCGGATCCACCGGCTCTCGCGTGCCGGGCTCGCCGTCGGGGACGCCGTCACCGTCGTCGTCGCGGAGCGGGTGCTCGACCTCGCGGTCTTTGCCTCCCTTACCTTCGCAGCCCTGTTTGCCGTCCGACATCTCTGGGGCTACCTCGCCGCGACCGTCCTCTACCCGGTGGCGGCCTTTCTCGTCCTTGTCTTCGTCCTTCTGCTCGCGCTCGTCGTCCTGGTCCGTCGCCCGTCCCTCGCGAACCGGATCATCGGCGGCGCTGCCGTCCGGGTGCTCGACCGGTGCGGCCGGAGCCGGCGCTGGCTCCGGTTCTGTCCCGGCTCGGACGGTGCGGAGAGGCTTACGGAGCGGATTGCCCGCGAGACCGAGATCTTTGCCGCGAGTTCTGCCCGGTTTGTGAGGGCCGATCCCCGGGCGCTCGGCGGCGCGATCTTGATAAGCATCCTCGACTGGGTCTTTCTCTTCTCTACGGCGTCGGCGCTGCTCGTCGCTCTCGATCTCCCGCCGTCCTTTCCCGAGTCGTTCCTCTTCCAGGGCATCCTCCAGATGATCGCGGCCGTCCCGCTCATCCCCGGCGCGGCGGGGATCGCGGAGCTCGGCGCCGCCACGCTGTACAGCCGGATCGTGCCCACCTACCTCCTCGGCCTCTTCGTCGTCCTCTGGCGGCTGATCCTCTACTTCCTCAACATCCCGCTCGGCTTCCTCGCGGCGGCTCTTGCGGCGAGGGAGAAGGCGGACATGCAGGGCACCGAAAACCTATAA
- a CDS encoding DUF5612 domain-containing protein, translating to MTTDTEMYALSIITENRAGVLRDVATVMADYRANIQMIQQSIIASGPNTGKAYLYFEFEECGDHGRLIADLARVPSVVDVTIYPPFSRIFGSRVIIIGGGAQVAQVAMGAVNEADRHNIRGERISVDTIPLVGEQNLALAVDAVARLPRASILVLAGSLMGGEVSRAVERVRAAGIPVIALKMAGSVPSHADLIVTDPIQAGVFAVMHVSGKAVFDINRVKGREF from the coding sequence ATGACCACCGATACCGAAATGTATGCCCTGAGTATCATCACCGAGAACAGGGCCGGCGTGCTGCGCGACGTGGCCACGGTGATGGCGGATTACCGGGCAAACATCCAGATGATCCAGCAGTCGATCATCGCCTCCGGCCCGAACACCGGGAAGGCCTACCTCTACTTCGAGTTCGAGGAGTGCGGGGATCACGGCAGACTCATCGCCGACCTGGCACGGGTGCCGTCCGTCGTCGACGTCACCATCTACCCGCCGTTCTCCCGGATATTCGGCTCGAGGGTGATCATCATCGGCGGCGGCGCGCAGGTGGCGCAGGTGGCGATGGGCGCCGTGAACGAGGCGGACCGGCACAACATCCGCGGCGAGCGGATATCGGTGGATACGATCCCGCTCGTCGGGGAGCAGAACCTGGCGCTCGCCGTTGATGCGGTGGCGCGGCTCCCCCGGGCGTCGATCCTGGTGCTCGCCGGGTCGCTGATGGGCGGCGAGGTCTCGCGGGCGGTGGAACGAGTCCGGGCGGCGGGCATCCCGGTGATTGCGCTCAAGATGGCCGGGAGTGTTCCTTCGCACGCCGACCTGATCGTGACCGATCCGATCCAGGCGGGGGTCTTTGCCGTGATGCACGTCAGCGGCAAAGCCGTCTTCGATATCAACCGCGTGAAGGGGCGCGAGTTCTGA
- a CDS encoding L-threonylcarbamoyladenylate synthase — translation MDPIDMAVRVLSRDGLVVYPTETVYGLGADALSEDAVMRVYEAKNRPVGKPISVAVSDMEMLAAVAVVDDAARAFIERFLPGPVTVLLPAKSCLPTVLTGGTGLIGIRWPDHEIALAIISRYDAPITSTSANISDDIPPTRPEEVSVPHDYLVDGGELRGTPSTVVDLPARRVLRKGAEWEAVKAFLETLG, via the coding sequence ATGGATCCGATCGATATGGCCGTACGGGTGCTCTCGCGCGACGGGCTCGTTGTCTATCCCACCGAGACGGTCTACGGTCTCGGGGCGGACGCCCTCTCGGAGGACGCGGTGATGCGGGTGTACGAGGCCAAGAACCGGCCGGTGGGCAAACCGATATCGGTCGCGGTCTCGGATATGGAGATGCTTGCCGCCGTCGCGGTGGTGGACGATGCCGCCCGGGCGTTCATCGAGCGGTTCCTGCCCGGCCCGGTGACGGTGCTCCTCCCGGCGAAGTCCTGCCTTCCGACGGTGCTGACGGGCGGAACCGGTCTCATCGGCATACGGTGGCCCGACCACGAGATCGCCCTTGCCATCATCTCGCGGTATGATGCGCCGATCACGTCCACCAGCGCAAACATCTCCGACGATATCCCGCCGACCCGCCCCGAGGAGGTCTCCGTTCCCCACGACTACCTGGTCGACGGCGGGGAACTCCGCGGGACGCCGAGCACGGTGGTGGATCTCCCTGCCCGGCGCGTCCTGCGCAAGGGCGCGGAATGGGAAGCGGTGAAAGCGTTCCTGGAGACCCTGGGGTGA